One window of the Desulfitibacter alkalitolerans DSM 16504 genome contains the following:
- a CDS encoding DUF4179 domain-containing protein, which yields MEKWLRHKKILLALLCTVFVFYVTYVNAENLTILGRNAISGKMDTGTFNAYSLYGETVNEEYENEDGSTLKVEDIVRDEIQTKISFRLDNQEGLLLSPDFTITDNIGNTYKGSFVTMNYDEINEVVMGVVSFEPIEPRAEELQFIVRNNDNNQEWVINFEVDPSRYGKANDTVILNTAVEEKEEKIVLLRINSTPSVSKVYLDTEASIRSVKIKDSKGQIASRMLGGFAPLEKTKDWSHEFSFNPIPENVNLWLEVTLDSENIISIPFKL from the coding sequence ATGGAGAAATGGCTAAGACATAAAAAGATACTACTTGCTTTATTATGCACAGTATTTGTTTTTTATGTAACTTATGTTAATGCTGAAAATCTTACTATATTAGGAAGAAATGCAATTTCCGGCAAGATGGATACAGGAACCTTCAATGCCTATTCATTATATGGGGAAACTGTCAACGAGGAATATGAGAACGAAGATGGTTCTACATTAAAAGTAGAGGATATTGTAAGAGATGAGATTCAAACCAAAATATCATTTAGACTGGATAATCAAGAAGGCTTATTATTAAGTCCCGATTTTACCATAACGGATAACATTGGTAATACTTACAAGGGATCTTTTGTTACCATGAACTATGATGAAATAAATGAAGTGGTTATGGGTGTTGTGAGTTTTGAACCAATTGAACCTAGGGCAGAAGAACTTCAATTTATTGTACGAAATAACGACAATAATCAAGAATGGGTAATAAATTTCGAAGTTGACCCTAGTAGATATGGAAAAGCAAATGATACAGTAATATTAAATACAGCTGTTGAAGAAAAAGAAGAAAAAATAGTTTTATTAAGGATTAACAGCACTCCAAGTGTTTCAAAAGTATATTTGGATACAGAAGCCTCTATACGTTCTGTAAAAATTAAAGATTCTAAAGGTCAAATTGCATCTAGAATGTTGGGAGGGTTCGCCCCACTCGAAAAAACTAAGGATTGGTCCCATGAGTTTTCTTTCAATCCTATCCCAGAAAATGTAAATCTATGGCTTGAGGTAACTTTAGATAGTGAAAACATAATAAGCATACCTTTTAAGCTTTAA
- a CDS encoding nucleotidyltransferase domain-containing protein, with product MNKSMKSIIEADTDKNSLRKYSVDDNNKEKIIQKIVKELEKVEEIEFSFLHGSFIEEKSFRDIDIAVFFKPNTNIKAHLDICNKLSIELTRIVEILVDVNSLNSAPLSYCYYATQGKTLTYKNLEDVYLYKEDIWIKYMDFFPLLKDNFMDLINT from the coding sequence ATGAATAAATCCATGAAAAGTATTATTGAGGCAGATACTGACAAGAATAGCTTACGAAAGTACTCAGTGGATGATAACAATAAAGAAAAAATAATACAAAAGATTGTTAAAGAATTGGAAAAAGTAGAAGAAATAGAATTTTCATTTCTTCATGGTTCTTTTATTGAAGAAAAGAGTTTTAGAGATATTGACATTGCTGTTTTCTTTAAACCTAATACAAATATAAAAGCACATTTAGATATTTGCAACAAGTTAAGCATTGAACTGACAAGGATAGTGGAAATTCTTGTAGATGTAAACTCACTTAACTCTGCACCTCTTAGTTACTGCTATTATGCTACACAAGGAAAAACCTTAACTTATAAAAATCTTGAAGATGTTTATCTATATAAAGAGGATATATGGATTAAGTATATGGATTTTTTCCCATTATTAAAAGATAATTTTATGGATTTGATAAATACCTAA
- a CDS encoding N-acetylmuramoyl-L-alanine amidase — protein sequence MSNADIFISIHCDVSSNSSIRGVHAYHPSNHDVVLSERLGNAAIRGVYSYSSIPKFVDARYGNNPWGYNPWKYNCLKIIQFMV from the coding sequence ATGTCTAATGCAGATATCTTCATTAGCATTCACTGTGACGTTAGTAGCAATTCTTCTATTAGAGGTGTGCATGCTTATCATCCCAGTAACCATGATGTAGTGCTCAGTGAACGCCTTGGAAATGCAGCAATTCGTGGAGTTTACTCATATTCGTCTATACCTAAATTTGTTGATGCCAGATATGGCAATAATCCATGGGGGTATAATCCATGGAAGTATAATTGTTTAAAAATCATCCAATTTATGGTATAA
- a CDS encoding DUF6036 family nucleotidyltransferase yields MDINNGVNLLDKNKLLQIFDYLNERLKENQLQLEITIYGGSIMTMVYDNRPATKDIDCVFSETNFKLLENILNLTKYTFNLSDGWINEEIKEPLKTILKEDKETYKTYSNLKVLKPKAEQLLAMKILAARPEPAKDFYDAYILCKDLNITTKDRLMEVISTYIPLTILGERQINFIKYLGEDLGYDWK; encoded by the coding sequence ATGGATATAAATAATGGTGTTAACTTGTTAGATAAAAACAAGCTCTTGCAAATATTTGATTATCTAAATGAACGGTTAAAAGAAAATCAATTACAGCTTGAGATAACAATTTATGGTGGTTCAATAATGACTATGGTTTATGATAATAGACCTGCTACTAAAGATATAGATTGCGTATTTAGTGAAACTAATTTTAAATTACTGGAGAATATATTAAATCTTACGAAATATACTTTCAATCTTTCTGATGGATGGATAAATGAAGAAATCAAAGAACCATTAAAGACTATTTTGAAGGAAGATAAAGAAACCTACAAGACATACTCAAATCTAAAAGTATTAAAACCCAAAGCTGAGCAATTATTAGCAATGAAAATATTGGCTGCAAGACCAGAACCAGCAAAGGATTTTTATGATGCCTATATATTGTGTAAAGATTTAAATATAACTACTAAAGATAGATTGATGGAAGTAATTTCTACTTATATACCTTTGACTATCCTTGGGGAGAGGCAAATAAATTTTATTAAATATCTAGGAGAGGATCTGGGCTATGATTGGAAATAA
- a CDS encoding HEPN domain-containing protein codes for MSNNLKKELARVKMEKAREAWEEALWCFEGGKYPATVNRIYYCMYRACLALLVFEYKVPTKHSSIIGMVNKKYVKNKEFTKEEAEELIENGEKALAAMEEFLEKILEEI; via the coding sequence ATGAGCAACAATTTAAAAAAGGAACTTGCCAGAGTGAAAATGGAGAAAGCTCGCGAGGCTTGGGAGGAAGCTTTGTGGTGTTTTGAGGGCGGGAAATACCCCGCAACTGTTAATAGAATTTATTACTGTATGTATCGTGCGTGTCTTGCCCTCTTGGTTTTTGAATATAAAGTACCCACAAAACATTCATCAATAATAGGTATGGTAAATAAAAAATATGTTAAAAACAAGGAATTCACCAAAGAAGAAGCAGAGGAACTAATTGAAAATGGTGAGAAAGCCCTAGCAGCTATGGAAGAGTTTCTTGAGAAAATACTAGAGGAAATATAA
- a CDS encoding DDE-type integrase/transposase/recombinase, whose product MSSIISGLLLYNQFLLKQIRQLLLFIVRNIPLKGPKQDIYSPKYCKHTVDRLPFIKQPEKLDYKQLLREYSSQHGKELKPVKSRGGSPVSADVTCHRCGAPHTYLYDNTGGRGQLWCKVCGLRFSKVKSDFKIGALVCPYCGRILDKKKQRKSFNIHKCVNKKCSFYLNSLKKLSPEDLEEYKKDPYKFKLHYIYREFTTNFFEVDLNTMPKGSASLRFRDFSPHVLGLCMTYLVNLGLSTRATARALWEIHGVRISHVTVSKYAKSAAALVQPFVDSYDYKPTTYLAADETYIKVKGIKHYVWFVMDALKKSILGYRVSSSRDVGPCILAMRMAFAKFKEFPGMALRFAADGYTAYKLAQQQFMLNDMDFVLIQIIGLTNDDPVSLEYRWLKQIIERLNRTFKFSYQVTNGYGSGEGSDTHVALFVAYYNFLRPHSYTYWEPLNSIPELAAIPTMPAKWQKLIELSQQLILSKQLA is encoded by the coding sequence GTGAGCTCAATTATATCAGGTTTACTGCTATATAATCAATTTTTACTTAAACAAATTCGTCAGTTACTTTTATTTATCGTGAGAAATATTCCTTTAAAGGGCCCTAAGCAAGATATCTATAGTCCAAAGTATTGTAAACATACTGTGGACAGGCTCCCTTTTATCAAGCAACCGGAGAAGCTTGATTACAAGCAGTTACTTCGTGAGTATTCGTCCCAGCACGGGAAGGAACTTAAGCCTGTAAAGTCCCGTGGTGGTAGTCCTGTATCAGCTGATGTTACTTGCCACCGCTGTGGTGCTCCTCATACTTATCTTTACGACAATACTGGAGGTCGTGGTCAGCTCTGGTGCAAGGTCTGTGGTTTGCGATTTAGCAAGGTTAAAAGTGATTTTAAGATTGGTGCTTTGGTTTGCCCTTACTGTGGCCGTATCCTTGATAAAAAGAAACAGCGTAAGAGTTTTAATATCCATAAGTGTGTTAATAAAAAGTGCTCTTTCTATCTTAATTCTCTTAAGAAACTATCGCCTGAGGATCTGGAGGAGTACAAGAAGGATCCGTATAAGTTTAAGCTCCACTACATTTACCGTGAGTTTACTACCAATTTTTTTGAAGTGGATTTAAATACTATGCCTAAAGGATCTGCTAGCCTTAGGTTTCGTGATTTTTCTCCTCATGTTCTTGGGCTTTGTATGACTTATCTTGTTAACCTCGGACTCTCTACTCGTGCTACTGCCAGGGCTCTTTGGGAAATCCATGGTGTTAGAATTTCTCATGTTACTGTAAGCAAGTATGCTAAGTCTGCTGCTGCTTTGGTTCAGCCTTTTGTTGATAGTTATGACTACAAACCTACAACCTATCTGGCTGCTGATGAAACCTATATCAAGGTTAAGGGTATTAAGCATTATGTCTGGTTTGTTATGGATGCCCTCAAAAAGTCTATTTTAGGTTATCGTGTTTCTAGCTCCAGAGATGTAGGTCCCTGTATCCTGGCTATGCGCATGGCTTTTGCTAAGTTTAAGGAGTTCCCTGGTATGGCTCTTAGATTTGCTGCTGATGGTTATACTGCTTATAAGCTTGCTCAGCAGCAGTTTATGCTTAATGATATGGATTTTGTTCTTATTCAAATAATTGGCCTTACCAATGATGATCCTGTTTCTTTAGAGTATCGTTGGCTTAAACAGATTATTGAACGTCTTAACAGGACTTTTAAATTCTCCTACCAGGTTACTAATGGCTACGGTAGTGGTGAAGGCTCTGATACTCATGTGGCCTTGTTTGTAGCCTATTACAACTTCTTAAGACCACATTCCTACACTTATTGGGAACCTTTAAACTCTATCCCAGAGTTAGCAGCTATTCCTACTATGCCTGCCAAATGGCAGAAGTTGATTGAGTTATCTCAACAGCTTATTCTGTCTAAGCAGTTAGCATAA
- a CDS encoding MTH865 family protein, producing MSVRETIKNQIIGALQNASFPIESPEALLAAFPFGAETTCQAGDLKVTAGEAGKLLTADDFPFTSPEHVAETIVEKAGL from the coding sequence ATGTCAGTTCGTGAAACTATTAAAAATCAAATTATAGGTGCCTTACAAAATGCTAGTTTCCCAATTGAAAGTCCGGAAGCCCTTCTAGCTGCCTTTCCCTTTGGTGCAGAAACCACCTGCCAGGCAGGAGATTTAAAGGTTACTGCAGGAGAAGCAGGTAAACTTTTAACTGCAGACGATTTTCCCTTTACCAGTCCTGAGCACGTAGCCGAAACTATAGTTGAAAAAGCCGGCCTATAA
- a CDS encoding nucleotidyltransferase domain-containing protein: MNQNWSKVTPEVLRIVNKYTQTLKERAIPVEKVILFGSQARGTATEESDIDVLVVVKKIDKEIRAIIIDEAFNLSLQENVDLIAIPYDIEEYSSPLFKIGSFYKNVYNDGVVII; this comes from the coding sequence ATGAACCAAAATTGGTCAAAAGTTACCCCGGAAGTCTTAAGAATTGTTAACAAGTATACTCAAACTCTCAAAGAAAGAGCCATTCCGGTGGAAAAAGTAATATTGTTTGGATCTCAAGCAAGAGGCACAGCAACTGAGGAGTCTGACATTGATGTTTTAGTAGTTGTTAAAAAGATAGATAAAGAGATTCGTGCTATTATTATTGATGAAGCATTTAATTTAAGTTTACAAGAAAATGTAGATTTAATTGCAATACCCTATGATATTGAGGAATATTCTTCACCCCTATTTAAAATAGGTAGTTTTTATAAAAATGTATATAATGACGGGGTAGTAATAATATGA
- a CDS encoding GerW family sporulation protein, with product MNPTENVINSMFEKLEKFIRTETVVGEQIQVGNVTLIPIVTVSFGVGAGGGGGKDEKGNDGTGSGGGLGAKIQPNAMLVIKNEEVTVLPLSSKGSFDKLFEMMPEIISKVDCCKPKNEKEE from the coding sequence ATGAATCCAACTGAAAATGTAATCAACTCCATGTTTGAAAAGCTAGAAAAATTTATTCGTACTGAAACTGTAGTAGGTGAACAAATCCAGGTAGGTAATGTAACTCTAATACCTATTGTCACTGTATCCTTTGGCGTTGGTGCTGGAGGTGGCGGCGGCAAGGATGAAAAGGGTAATGATGGTACTGGCTCTGGCGGAGGTCTGGGAGCAAAAATTCAACCTAATGCAATGCTTGTCATAAAAAATGAAGAGGTGACTGTACTGCCTTTAAGCAGCAAAGGCTCCTTTGACAAGCTATTTGAAATGATGCCAGAGATAATTTCTAAAGTAGATTGCTGCAAACCAAAGAATGAGAAGGAAGAATAA
- a CDS encoding Crp/Fnr family transcriptional regulator: MAPELKCMKDLAIFEPLDEKEKELITLLAKPRFYTKGEIIFAENSPADTIYFIRGGKILLYKISEEGKEMSLDILQKDDVFGENTIFDDALYTMNAKALEHSYVCTCTRTDFLEMLKNPVISLKMLKALGDKLNNYTEQLAAMAFNDVKTRILSTLERLSKEYGKNTPQGIMIDIPLNHQDLACLVNASRVMVTNTLSSLKQDGRITVHGRRFHLLD; the protein is encoded by the coding sequence ATGGCACCTGAACTAAAATGCATGAAAGATTTAGCTATATTTGAACCCTTAGATGAAAAGGAAAAAGAGCTCATTACTTTACTGGCCAAACCTAGATTTTATACCAAGGGAGAAATCATTTTTGCAGAAAACTCTCCAGCCGATACAATATATTTTATTAGAGGTGGCAAAATTCTACTATATAAGATATCTGAGGAAGGCAAGGAAATGTCCCTGGACATATTACAAAAGGATGATGTTTTTGGTGAAAATACAATATTTGACGATGCCCTTTATACAATGAATGCAAAAGCTCTTGAGCATTCCTATGTTTGCACCTGCACAAGAACAGATTTCCTAGAAATGTTAAAAAACCCAGTGATTTCTTTGAAAATGTTGAAGGCTCTTGGGGATAAACTTAACAATTATACAGAACAACTTGCAGCAATGGCTTTTAATGATGTAAAAACTAGAATTTTAAGTACACTTGAAAGATTATCCAAAGAGTATGGCAAAAATACTCCCCAGGGAATAATGATAGACATTCCATTAAATCACCAGGATCTTGCATGTCTGGTTAATGCATCACGGGTAATGGTAACAAATACTTTGTCATCATTAAAACAGGATGGAAGAATTACTGTACATGGTCGTAGATTTCATTTATTAGATTAA